GCCATGGCAGACCGCTGGTGCGGACATTCTGTTGACCGGGCCTTCTCCTGCATGGGCGAAAGCGCCAGTGTCGCAGCCCGCCTCATGGCGGGATGGTCCACGCTGGGTTCAGATCGCGTCTGCCGGAATAGACAGTTTTCCGAAGTGGCTGACGGAGGGGCGGATCGTGACCTGCGGGCGTGGCGATGCCGCCACCCCGATTGCGGAATACGTGATCTCCGCCCTGCTGCATCATGAACGGCAGGTGGATGCGCTGCACCCGACAACGCCGCAGGAATGGACCGACGCCATCGCGCCTTTCCGGCAGAATCCCGTGACCGGCACTCTGCATGGACGCACGCTGGGTCTCGCGGGTTATGGCGCGATAGGGCGGGCCATCGCCTCTCGGGCCCGTGCATTCGGCATGCGTATCCGGGTGCTTCGCCGTGGTGCGTGGGCGGAAACAGACGAAGGCATCGAGCCTGTCTCTTCACTCAGTGAGCTTTTCCGGGAGGCCGACCATCTCATTCTGGCCATGCCGCTTACTTCCGAGACGCGTGGCGTCGTCAACGAAGACATCCTGCGTCATGCAAAGGAAGGATTGCATCTTGTCAATGTCGCCCGTGGGGCGCTTGTGAATCAGGACGCACTTTTACGTGCTCTGGATTCCGGTCGACCGGCCTTCGCCACGCTGGATGTCACCACGCCGGAGCCTCTTCCGGCCGGACATCCGTTCTACACGCATCCCCGTGTCCGGCTGACGCCTCATATCAGCTGGGTCGGGCCGGATGTCCGCGCCAATCTTGCGCAGCGTATCCGGACCAATCTCTCCCGTTTCCTCAGGAATGAACCTCTTCTCGATGTGATCGATCCAGAACGTGGCTACTGATCACAGCAGATTTAAGGACCGTGTCCATGAACGCCATTTCTCCCGTCACAGCTCCCAAGGCTCGTACTTTCCGGCTTGAACCCCGTCCACCGGCGGCATCGCATGAAGAAGAACGGCTGCATCGCAAACAGCGGCTGGCCGCCACGTTCCGTCTGTTCGGACGTTATGGTTTCGATCAGGGGCTGGCAGGTCATGTGACGGCGCGTGATCCGGAATTTCCCGATCAGTACTGGATCAATCCCCTGGGTGTGCATTTTTCGCAGATCCGCACGTCCAGCCTGCAACTTGTTGACCATGAGGGGAATATCCTGATTGGAAACCGTCCTATCAACACGGCAGGTTTTACCATTCACTCCGCGCTGCACAGGGCG
The Acetobacter aceti genome window above contains:
- a CDS encoding NAD(P)-dependent oxidoreductase — protein: MSFPRERPVLLDQIGGPIAAVLTDYAQQVRVIEGNRDNAEPWQTAGADILLTGPSPAWAKAPVSQPASWRDGPRWVQIASAGIDSFPKWLTEGRIVTCGRGDAATPIAEYVISALLHHERQVDALHPTTPQEWTDAIAPFRQNPVTGTLHGRTLGLAGYGAIGRAIASRARAFGMRIRVLRRGAWAETDEGIEPVSSLSELFREADHLILAMPLTSETRGVVNEDILRHAKEGLHLVNVARGALVNQDALLRALDSGRPAFATLDVTTPEPLPAGHPFYTHPRVRLTPHISWVGPDVRANLAQRIRTNLSRFLRNEPLLDVIDPERGY